A single genomic interval of Zingiber officinale cultivar Zhangliang chromosome 4A, Zo_v1.1, whole genome shotgun sequence harbors:
- the LOC121972375 gene encoding MOB kinase activator-like 1A: protein MDPPPPPPEYMTCLGDLYSVAWMEDRLKVADTLPPLGIIISRVTFVVVFISYVYLQICTCRYEYRWADGAQIKKPIEVSAPKYVEYLMEWIEVQLDNESIFPQKLGTPFPANFKDVVKTIFKRLFRVYAHIYHSHFQKIVSLKEEAQLNTCFKHFILFTYEFGLIDKKEIAPLQELIESIVL, encoded by the exons ATGGatcctccaccaccaccaccggAATATATGACTTGCCTTGGTGACTTGTACAGCGTTGCATGGATGGAAGACAG ATTGAAAGTTGCTGACACTTTACCTCCCTTAGGAATCATCATTAGCAGAGTTACCTTTGTGG TTGTATTTATATCATATGTTTATTTGCAGATTTGTACTTGTAGGTACGAATATAGATGGGCGGATGGTGCGCAAATAAAGAAACCTATTGAAGTCTCAGCGCCAAAGTATGTTGAGTACCTGATGGAGTGGATTGAAGTTCAGCTCGACAATGAATCTATTTTCCCTCAAAAGCTCG GAACACCTTTTCCTGCAAACTTCAAAGACGTCGTGAAGACAATATTCAAGCGGTTGTTCCGTGTTTACGCACACATTTATCACTCTCATTTCCAGAAGATTGTGAGCCTCAAGGAAGAAGCACAACTCAACACCTGCTTCAAGCATTTCATTCTTTTCACTTAT GAGTTTGGGTTGATCGACAAGAAGGAAATCGCCCCGCTGCAGGAGCTGATTGAGTCCATCGTTCTATAA